The window tcttcctcgtCTTCTTCAGGATCCGGATCCGCAGGTAATGGTGGGGGCAATGGCGTCTTCATTGGGCTGAACTGGGGGAAAATATCAGGCCTCCGCCCAGGCTTAGGTCTTTCCCACTCCTGCCACATATATAATAATACAAATATAAGGTAATTGCCATGGAAATCTAATCACTCTGGGATCTGAAGCATGTAGGTTGCATTTGAATGTGCAAATATAGATAGATAAATCTCAGTTTGATCAGCAAGCATGAAATAACAACAACTAATGGTTTTTCCCAGTATACATTCCACCATGGATGAAAAGGTTCAATTGACAAGCTGTTCATCAAATCTCCCACCAAAACAAAATTATGCACACCCACGGAAGCCAAACAGGTTAAACAAGTGATTCcacaaatcttggactacagcCCCATTATGATCAAGTATCTACTATTCTCCTTACCTTCCCAACAAAGAAAGCAAATGGTAGAGAGAGGCTATGTGCCATTTCCACAGATTGTCAATTGCAAACTTTATTTCTCATTGCCCTCAAAGCAAGGCTTCCACCCTCCAGGCAGATAGTTTTTCTGGAGTTTGGCACACGGCAGCAACCTACAACAGCACGAAAGAAGTGCTTGACAAAAGGATCTTAAAGAGATCCTCCCATTTGGAGTCCATTTCTAAATTTTTCATGTCAGGCAATGAGCCATCAACAaagatattttttttcaaaaattcaacaaAGCATAAAACCCACAAAACTCCTCATCTTTCAAGTTTCACCAAAAACTTAATATCACACAATAATGGCACTCACAAGAAACTCACGACAATCCTTCACCACCACTGATCCTTTACAAGAAGATGGTCAATAAAAAataagcgaaagactgaaacagAGCCCAAACATCTCCCAGAGAGAAATCAACTGCAGGTGGCAACTTAATAATAAAATTAGCCCTCTTCCCATTTTCTATTTCATGGAAAAACTTGGTGCCCTTGTGTCCTCCTCCCATTTGCTATTTTGTGGAAAAGTTGTTTCTAAATCAGCCGAGCATTCCCTGATAAGTGAGGACTTTTCACATATACAGTAAATGTAGAAGGATGGGTGGGGCAAAAGGGCAAGAAGACGTTAAATGTAAAAGGATGGGTGGGGCAAAAGGGCAAGAAGACGTTGATTGTTTAGGAAAGAAGCAGGCATTTTCAAGCAAAGATTTACTACTTTAGAATCATCAAATCGAAAAGCATGCGTGATTTGAATTGAGAtttgagagaaagaaagaaagaataaaagaaaggaacTTACAATGGGGAAATCAAGAGGGGAACGGCGAGTCATCTTCTCTTCTTCAGGAGCCATGCATAGGACCTGCCTCCGCTGAGAAGGATAACGCATCCCCTGCAGCATCAGGGACATCGAAGCACTTCCCCTGCTTCTCTGCAGGCGAGGGCGAGAGGAGGTTGCTGCTGATGCTGATGCCGCCACTGTGCCACCACTCACGAGGGGTGTAGAGAGGCACCATGACGATGCCATTGGATCTCTCTCAGTTTCTGATTGGTTGATTGCTTTATTTGTTTATCTTTTGGGTTTTAGTATCAATCACTAACCGTTGTTCCTCTCCCTTCCCCTTCTGCCTATCAAGAAAACACAACATGAGCAAGGAAGAGttaaaaaggaaaacaatatcCGTTGGTGGTGTTCTTGTTACTAGCTTCAGTTCCAACCGGATAATAGCTCCCAAAAgcatcatcttcttttttttacacattTTTACTGCAAAATAAATTCAGACTTTACCAAATAATGCCACCTCCACAAACTGAATTTACTGGGCAGTGATTCGCAGGAAATAGAATTACTAAATTACCccatatatttttcttctttaaaaagtGATGCAGCTGAGAATTGTTGGGACCATGCGGTACGTGTACAGCATCCAACTCATCCAGCACATGCAACCAACCTTGATGCAACTTGAACAAGTGATCTACCCAATTGAAATGGGCTTACGTGCATTTCAATGTTTTGAGGAAGTGTATATTATTATCTATGGTGTGACCCTCCTGTTGGGGTTGTTCCCTGGAAAaccaatgtttatttgcacctTGACCTATTTTAGGCATGGATTCATCATAGATGCATTGGCCTAGTTAATGTGTAGAGCATGTTTATACTTGGGTGTTTTTTGTCCTTGGGCACCTTGAGATACATGATCAAAACCGATATTTCGGGGAATCCAATCATTTTATGCCTTCCCTTGTAGTAGTAATATCAAAAAATTCAACTGTTAGAGTGTTAGGGGTAATTAAAATTCTACCTCACCCCATATACATTGCAATTAATATCTGACCATGAATTGCAGGTTGTAATTCACTTACAAATAAAATTTCACACATAAACACCACCTAAATGAGCTATAAGTACCTCACTTTCTAATAAAGTAGCTTGAGGCATCCAAAAGACCCTGAATACATAAAAATACAAAATTACCTTCacctaatgttttttttttttactttgggtGTAATTTGGTCAATCAATTTATGAGTGGAACGGTCAGGCAGTGAATGTAGGGcctgcctttttttctttttttgattagcttgttagtacccaCCCCAATGTCAGTACATACTCCcttgttagccaccccactgggGAATCGATAACAAGACCTCAGCGTTCAAACgagggtatcttcactcagtctaccacttgtaCATCAACACCATCCTTCTATTTTGCCAGCCCATTTgatggcatgggcccaaaaaatgaagcatgtcaAAATCCTAAGTGAACCCATCAcaagaaactgtggtgattgaccattaaaaacttcttgtaggcctTTTTTTGATTGAAGtaatagttgtgttttcccttgtccTGTccggtgtgaccttatcaaaagattagatggcaaataaatactgCGGTGGGCCtttgtaagtttttaatggtgggtgtcagtCACCACTGCTTCatggagtgtggtccacctgagatttggatgtgctttatTTTTGACACATGccgaaaacagatggacagcgtggatatagaacacgTAAGATGGCCACACGGTCACGGCCTCACCATTCTCGTGTTACACCGACTTCACCGACTCCGCTCTCAGTCAATCACCATATAAATATAAAGCAATTTCTAGGGTTTGCTTTCAGCTGGCATTCTACAGACTCGAGGCAGCTGTGTGGATTTATCCACAAGCTCTTTCATCAGCCGACTTCTGGTATGATTCTCTTATTGTTCTCTTTTTGAAAGCCTAGAATTCGTGTTCTTTGCCTCTTTTTCAAATCATGTTGCCGTGGGCTTCTCGAAGGATAGCCaaaccccatcaaatcagatccaaaactaacCTTTTAAGCTCGAATCAGGGTCAATCTAGTGGTCGAGAATGATTCTGCCCGTGCGACCACCTCTCCTACAAATCCAAATTCGATGGTTGTGTTAGACTATTCAAGGTCCAGATTCACTTTATCCTTTCTCTAGACAATGTCCCACTATCCTCCACCATTGCTTTCAACAAGGAAGAAATGGTGGATGCTGAAAAGCAATGGGGTGATTCGCTTGTTGGCTATTTTGTGGGGGAAAAGCCCTATTTTATGATGATGAAGGCTGCCCTTAAGAATTCCATTCTCTCGAggatggggtttttttttttttaatttctttttttgtaTGGAAATTTTGAAGAAAGCCAGGAGATCCTAGAAAGGGGACCTTGATTCGTTAGTGGCCAGCTGCATGTCCTTAGAGATGAACCCATATGCCCACCCTTCAAAATGAACTAGACTCTGCCCTGATGTGGATTAAGCTTTCGAATTTAAATTTTAGCCGTAGATGCAAATCAATTCCGAACACGATTGCAAGCGCCATTGGAAAGCTACTCTTTATGGACAGGCCTACGGCCACTGGATCCTGTCCAGCGTTTGCTTATATTTGTGTGGAAGTGAGGGTATATTCTTAACTCCCATATCACATCATGTGTGAGGACATGAAAATCAGGCAAAGAACTGAGCATGTCTGGCAGGCTTTTGTGTTTGAGAATTGTTCTACATTCAATCATACTGATAGAAGTTGCCTGCGAAATACCCCCACTTCCATCCCAAGTGTTCTTTCTCAAGTGGCACAGAAAAAAATAATTGAGTAGAGACCACCTAGAAGGGAGAGTCCCATGCAATGGCACAGACCAGTCAAGACATGGGCTCCTACCCTTGACCCTCATCTAAGGGCCTCGGGCACACTTAATTTGAGAACAACCTTTCTCACAGCTTGATGCCCTGCACCAGTCCGCAGGCCCATTGCAGCACTTGAACATTGCCCAGAGGGGGTCTGGCTTCGGGCAGGCAGGTGCCAGAGGGTTGGTCTCTCCATTTGGAAGCGGATTgagtattgagtaactcagtacgcttactgagtaaactctatgaggttcaccatgatttatgtattttatccactccatccattttatcttataattttagggcttgagcccaaaaattaagcatatccaattctcaaatggataacaccacaggaaaaagtatgcgttgaacatctactgttggaAAActcttggaggccacaaaagtcttggatcaagcttatttttatgttttcccatcatccatatctatatgatcttattaataggttggatgataaataaacatcactgtggggcataggaaggcttcaacggtagaaatcattattcccactgtttcctgtggtatgatcctcttgatctttcgatatgcttcaattttgggctcaaccccttaaattatctggaaaaacggatggacggcatggatagagtACATACATTCagagtgggcccaactgagtttactcagtacgataagagcggcAATCCAATTTCTCTCCATTCATATCCAGCATATGAGAATCTACACTTTGTTGGACCAGCACTTCTTTGTGCACACTACTTTCCTAATCAAGAGCATGGACACTCTGAGGATAGACCATAAATTAGGATCAATAATGTTATCTTGCCAAATGTATCGCCTTCTCTAGTTTCCACCTTTTAATCAATGGCTTTCCCTAAGGGACGTGATTAAGGGCTTGTGCCAGACCACAACCCAGAATGTAATCTATTTCTAAATATCAAGGAAAGCCTCTTGGTATGGCATAATGTGGGTGCATATCATGCATGTGTCATAAATCCTAGCTCTTGGAATTTAAACATTTTGACATCAGAGCCTAATGCTTCACTAAGGATCTGCGAACATCAGTTATTTGATGCCTTGCTAGCTACACAACTATTTGATGCCATCGCCTCTCATGGCAAGACAATGACATTGGACTAAGTAAATCCGTGTTGAATCATGTGGACTTTGACACTCTGATGAAACCACCCAGCCACGCCTACCATTAGTGGCCACACGACAGCCTCATAAACCGAGCCAAAGCAGCATTAATCATGATCTCTCCATCTAGATATCCTCAGGCTAAAGGATTTGATGGAGTTAGTGCAACTACAACTCCACTGTCACAGACAACTTTGTATGCTCGGGTTTACAAGATGAATATAGGGGATGTTTTGCATCCTCCATTAACTTCCTATACCGAGCCTCATCGCCTAAGTCATCATGAGGTTCAATATCATCTTCATTATTAACAtcatccatacatgcatctaact of the Magnolia sinica isolate HGM2019 chromosome 7, MsV1, whole genome shotgun sequence genome contains:
- the LOC131250740 gene encoding uncharacterized protein LOC131250740, which translates into the protein MASSWCLSTPLVSGGTVAASASAATSSRPRLQRSRGSASMSLMLQGMRYPSQRRQVLCMAPEEEKMTRRSPLDFPIEWERPKPGRRPDIFPQFSPMKTPLPPPLPADPDPEEDEEDEEKKEEEEEDPDKEENPDQPEK